The DNA window ATTCTTTTCGCCATGTTTCCCGTTTCTACACTTCGCACGGCCTACGCTCATCCGGCCAAATCCCCGCTATCACCCCTGCTGCCGCTGGCGGGCTGGCTGACGGGGCTGGTCGGGCTGGGAGGGTACTGGCTCGGCACGGTCCTGTTTCCGCCCTCCGCGCTGCCCGTTTTGCTGAGTATGGCCCCCGTCGCCGGCTTAACCCTAGCCCGGCCCGAGAGCGACTTTGCGTCGTACATCGGCGGACGGCCGCACGACCGAAACGCAGCATCAGCAAACAGCGGAACAACGTGGCTACTGCTGCTGTTGCTGACCCGATTTTTCGTGATACAGGCCCTGTTTGCCAACGAAGCGTTTGGCCTGACGGTGGCGCTCAAGTACGGCATGGCGCACAGCCTGAGTCATTGGGCGGTCTGGTCGGTAAGCTGGTCGCTGCCCCGCTCTGCCAACGACCCTGATTCATCGGCAGAGCGTGCTCAGGCTCCGTCGGTGCGGGTGCTGGCAACGCTGGCCGGACTGCTGCCGATGCTGGCACTGGTGTACCTGACGACCCTGTGGATTTACGCCCTGTTTCTGGTGCCGCTGCTACTGCTACGCGCCGGGCTTATCCGTCGGTT is part of the Spirosoma rhododendri genome and encodes:
- a CDS encoding adenosylcobinamide-GDP ribazoletransferase, with the protein product MFPVSTLRTAYAHPAKSPLSPLLPLAGWLTGLVGLGGYWLGTVLFPPSALPVLLSMAPVAGLTLARPESDFASYIGGRPHDRNAASANSGTTWLLLLLLTRFFVIQALFANEAFGLTVALKYGMAHSLSHWAVWSVSWSLPRSANDPDSSAERAQAPSVRVLATLAGLLPMLALVYLTTLWIYALFLVPLLLLRAGLIRRFRHEGGYTGAGLGTVQQLSEVLLYLSFVSLLWVSV